A region from the Manihot esculenta cultivar AM560-2 chromosome 13, M.esculenta_v8, whole genome shotgun sequence genome encodes:
- the LOC110629749 gene encoding transcription factor bHLH93, translated as MELSQNDFMEELLEVPRRDSSWANFPTSGANEFFSSGWNFDSFDDNPSFLGFSTTPAESTFDCHFTNQTYPFADGFTVYSEIDTSFPPQHQECPSMADEEDLGLLATHSSSKLEMEQAAANNAQVFTMGLGAEMKNKSRKLEGQPSKNLMAERRRRKRLNDRLSMLRSIVPKISKMDRTSILGDTIDYVKELLERINKLQEEEEDDEEEDEEGSNKMHFFKDLKPNEVLVRNSPQFNVERGDTNARINICCSAKPGLLLSTVNTLEALGLEIQQCVISCFNDFSLQASCSEAAEQRKQTGPEDIKQALFRNAGYGGRCL; from the exons atggAGCTCTCTCAGAATGATTTCATGGAAGAATTACTTGAAGTTCCAAGAAGAGACAGTAGCTGGGCAAATTTCCCAACTTCTGGGGCTAATGAGTTTTTCTCTAGTGGATGGAACTTTGATTCTTTTGATGACAATCCTTCATTTCTGGGATTCTCCACTACTCCAGCAGAATCCACCTTTGACTGCCATTTCACTAACCAAACATACCCTTTTGCTGATGGCTTCACTGTCTATTCAGAGATTGACACCTCATTTCCACCCCAACATCAAGAGTGCCCATCAATGGCTGATGAAGAAGATCTTGGTCTTCTTGCAACTCACTCTAGCAGCAAACTTGAGATGGAACAAGCAGCTGCAAATAATGCTCAGGTTTTTACTATGGGTTTGGGTGCAGAGATGAAGAACAAGTCCAGAAAGTTAGAAGGGCAGCCATCAAAGAATCTAATGGcagaaagaaggagaaggaaaCGCTTGAATGATCGCCTTTCCATGCTAAGATCAATAGTACCTAAGATCAGCAAG ATGGATAGAACTTCAATACTTGGAGATACCATAGATTATGTGAAGGAACTTCTTGAAAGGATCAATAagttgcaagaagaagaagaagatgatgaagaagaagatgaagagggTAGTAATAAAATGCACTTCTTCAAGGATCTTAAGCCAAATGAAGTGCTTGTGAGAAATTCTCCCCAG TTCAATGTGGAGAGGGGAGACACCAATGCAAGGATCAATATCTGCTGTTCAGCAAAGCCAGGGCTGCTGCTGTCAACAGTGAACACATTGGAAGCACTAGGCCTTGAGATTCAACAGTGTGTTATAAGTTGCTTCAATGATTTTTCCTTGCAAGCATCTTGTTCAGAG GCTGCTGAACAGAGAAAGCAAACAGGTCCTGAAGATATAAAGCAGGCATTGTTCAGAAATGCTGGTTATGGAGGGAGGTGTCTTTAG
- the LOC110629637 gene encoding uncharacterized protein LOC110629637 produces the protein MPKERTSRKSTTSTTAQLQHKLTTPLRRSNRLIHQQRYLNAENPKLSNIHADNKQKAYKELRKYDGKPSIGTNPVLGLRRSPRFSKRVEGVSNIRRSLRLSLLGNSAACNEKSEHDKSNMSSESESSKLRHSASHKSTSSKSNKKPSNRVLDKSTDYKAVLLNKEKEKVGSDSCDEIVQRIDRRTQGCDFEVVMGLKAAQGKFAFERSQGSRVIRKRKREEDSYGSVKGWTREQEVALQKAYFAAKPTPNFWKKVSKLVPGKTAQDCFEKIHSDHITPPQPLPQSRTKRMSSSPLGCFSLSAGKLLSPSDLMVKRSTCYKQKSRIAQRTVRQLLQKHNRKDQNYEADLFSILEPNVNPSGHGSQQNDVSTPQHLQEKQGFLQKCHERCSGQKKPLSRFRSSCWTDLVSPPVLKQVKNRALHEKYIDQLHCREAKRKAACARAGKENRGQANVQKIDVVRAAKNALVSDARDAINKLQDLQTDVKGDSTDLDEDRVINSDDEIDGF, from the exons ATGCCAAAAGAGAGAACTTCCAGAAAATCCACCACTTCCACTACCGCACAGTTACAGCATAAACTAACCACTCCTCTACGTCGGTCCAACAGATTAATCCATCAACAGCGCTATCTGAATGCTGAAAACCCAAAACTTTCCAACATTCACGCAGATAACAAGCAAAAAGCATACAAGGAGCTGAGAAAATACGATGGAAAGCCATCGATTGGCACGAATCCCGTTCTTGGGTTGAGAAGATCTCCGAGGTTTAGTAAGAGGGTGGAGGGCGTTTCAAATATTCGGCGGTCTTTGAGGCTTTCTTTACTGGGAAACTCTGCTGCGTGTAATGAGAAGAGTGAGCATGATAAGTCGAATATGAGCAGTGAGAGTGAGTCAAGCAAACTCAGACATTCTGCTTCACATAAATCAACGAGTAGCAAGTCTAACAAGAAACCTAGCAATCGTGTTTTGGATAAATCTACAGATTATAAGGCGGTCTTGCtgaataaagaaaaagagaaagtagGTTCGGATTCGTGTGATGAGATTGTGCAGAGAATTGACAGGAGGACTCAGGGTTGTGATTTTGAGGTGGTCATGGGACTTAAAGCAGCCCAAGGGAAATTTGCTTTTGAAAGAAGTCAAGGGAGTAGGGTTATTAGGAAgaggaagagagaagaagatAGTTACGGAAGTGTTAAAGGGTGGACAAGGGAGCAAGAAGTGGCATTGCAGAAAGCTTATTTTGCTGCCAAGCCCACTCCTAATTTCTGGAAGAAGGTTTCTAAACTG GTGCCTGGAAAGACAGCTCAAGATTGCTTTGAGAAAATTCACTCTGACCATATAACTCCACCTCAACCTTTGCCTCAATCAAGGACGAAGAGAATGAGCTCATCGCCCCTGGGATGTTTTTCTCTCTCTGCTGGCAAATTGCTTAGCCCTTCTGATTTGATGGTTAAAAGGTCAACTTGTTATAAACAGAAAAGTCGTATTGCACAGAGAACTGTTAGACAATTGCTGCAAAAGCATAACCGCAAGGACCAGAATTATGAAGCAGACCTATTCTCCATTCTTGAACCCAATGTGAATCCATCTGGACATGGTTCTCAGCAGAATGATGTTTCCACCCCACAGCATTTACAAGAAAAACAGGGATTTCTTCAGAAGTGCCATGAGAGATGTTCTGGTCAGAAAAAGCCACTCTCTAGATTTAGAAGTTCATGTTGGACAGACCTTGTTAGTCCCCCAGTACTGAAGCAGGTAAAAAACAGGGCCTTGCATGAGAAATATATTGACCAGTTACATTGCCGGGAAGCTAAGAGAAAGGCAGCATGTGCACGAGCAGGAAAAGAGAATAGAGGGCAGGCCAATGTTCAGAAAATAGATGTGGTTAGAGCAGCAAAAAATGCCTTGGTTTCTGATGCAAGAGATGCTATTAATAAGCTCCAAGATCTGCAAACTGATGTGAAGGGCGACTCTACCGATTTAGACGAGGATAGAGTCATTAACAGTGATGATGAAATTGATGGTTTCTGA
- the LOC110629730 gene encoding uncharacterized protein At5g65660 produces MESPDFSPSHVDASRPSLGFPLGTALLLIIIFTLSGIFSCCYHWDKFRSLRRSSSGNADPEDHFEPSPAKSKPLHTDSKQNESPSLPVLMPGDQIPKFIALPSPCKPPRAEEVAVRVHRLPPPKLPRVPVPLF; encoded by the exons ATGGAGAGTCCAGATTTTTCACCATCCCACGTGGACGCATCTCGGCCGTCCCTCGGCTTCCCTCTCGGTACTGCCTTGCTCTTGATCATTATCTTCACCTTGAGCGGTATTTTCTCCTGCTGTTACCACTGGGACAAGTTCAGATCACTCCGTCGCTCTTCCTCCGGCAACGCTGATCCCGAGGATCACTTCGAGCCTTCGCCCGCCAAATCTAAGCCTCTTCACacg GATTCGAAGCAAAATGAAAGCCCAAGCTTACCAGTACTAATGCCTGGAGATCAGATCCCGAAATTTATCGCATTGCCATCTCCTTGTAAGCCGCCGCGAGCTGAGGAAGTTGCCGTCAGAGTCCATAGGCTCCCGCCGCCTAAACTGCCGCGAGTCCCGGTTCCTTTGTTTTAG